Within the Pseudomonas sp. SL4(2022) genome, the region CCGGCGATGGCGATGGCGATGGTCCAGCCCAGGCCGGTGATGAACCAGTCCAGGTAGATCTCGCTGCCGATGCCGGTGGACTTGAAGAAAATGCCCCAGTCCCAGTTGTAGTTCATATGGGTTGCCCCTTGGGTGTCGCGAAATAGGCCGTGGGTCGGACGAGGCCGGGCAGGTGTGTGCCTGCCCCGTTCGCGGGTGGCGAACGTGCCTCGATCCAGTCAGATGGAAGGTGGAAGACGGGTGCTTCCGGGGTTCCCCGTCTACCGCCGCTCTTGTGAAGCGGCGGCAGGCGTACCGTCAGATCTGCTCGGCAGACTTGTCGGTGGGGTTGGCAATGAGCTTTTTCAGTTCATCGCTCATGGGGAAGTTGAGGTTGAGGCTCTTCGGTGGGATTGGTTGCATGAACCACTTGTCATAGATGGCGTTGACTTCACCGGAGGCAAAGGTGGCGCTGATGGCCTTGTCGACCACCTGCTTAAAGCCTTCGTCACCTTTGCGCATCATGCAGCCGTAAATCTCGAAGGACTGCGGCTCGCCAACCACCACCCAGTCAGCCGGCTGTTTGGCCTTGGCCATTTCGCCGTAGAGCAGGGCGTCGTCCATCATGAAGGCCAGGGCGCGGCCGGATTCGAGCATCAGGAAGGACTCGCCATGGTCCTTGGCCGAGATGATGTTCATGCCCATCTGCTTCTCGGCATTCATGATCTTCAGCAGGCGCTCGGAGGTGGTGCCGGCGGTGGTCACCACGTTCTTGCCCTTGAGATCAGGGAAGTCGCTGACCCCCGAGGTTTTCTTGGTCAGCAGGCGGGTACCGACTTCGAAGATGCCAACGGAGAAGTCCACCTGACGCTGGCGCTCAATGTTGTTGGTGGTGGAGCCGCACTCCAGGTCGACGGTGCCGTTCTGCACCAGCGGGATACGGGTCTGCGAGGTGACCAGGTTGTAGCGCACCTTGAGGTCCGGCATTCCCAGTTCCTGCTTGATCGCTTCAACCACTTTCAGTTGCAGGTCGTGGGAATAGCCCACCGGCTGCTGCGGATTGTCGCCGAAGTAGGAGAAGGGGATGGAGGCGTCGCGGTGGCCCAGGGTGATGGTGCCGGAGTCTTTGATTTTTTTCAGGGTGCCGGTCAGTTCGCTGGCGAAGGCCGGGCTGCTGATCAGGGCGGCGGCAATGGCCGCACTCAGTACGCGGGGGACAATACGCATGAATCTGTTCCTCGATGTTGTTCTTATGGGCGGCTGCGGAAGAGCTATCGCATTCCTGCCCGTACAGGGAGCAGGATGCATGCCAGGCCATCGAGGGTTTTTAAGAATAGATAAGTTATTGAAATATATGAATAAATTATAAATTTTGGCGGATGAAAAACGCCCAGCTGTTCGGCTGGGCGATTATTCAGTGGCGTGGCATTCGGAAAACCGAACGCTTTCGGGGCTGATGGGCGATCAGGTCCCCGACTTGATGGTGTTCCACACCCGTGTACGTACGCGTTCGGTCTTCTGCGGCAGCGGTTGCAGCACGTAGAGGGTTTTTTGCGCGGCGGCGGTCGGGGTCAGGCCGGGGTTGTCGCGGATTTCGGCGCCCACCAGTGGCATGCTGTCCTTGTTCGGGTTGGGGTAGCCGAGGAAGTCGCTGACCGGCGCAATCACCTTGGGGTCGAGCAGGTTGTTGAGGAACTCATGGGCCTCGGCGACGTTTTGCGCGCTTTTCGGGATGGCGAAGGAGTCGTACCACAGCGGCGCGCCTTCCTTCGGCAGGCGCCAGTCAACCACTACGCCGTTGCCGGCTTCCTTGGCGCGGTTGGCGAACTGGTAGAAGCTGCCCGAGTAACCGATGGCCACGCAGATGTCGCCGTTGGCGATATCGGTCATGTACTTGGCCGAGTGGAAGTAGGCGACGTGGGGGCGAATCTTCAGCATCAGCGCGCTGGCTTTCTCGTAGTCCTCGGGCTTGGTGCTGTTGGGGTCCAGGCCCAGGTAGTGCAGGGCGATCGGCAGGATATCGCCGGGCGAATCGAGCATGGCCACGCCACACTGCTTGAGCTTGCTGATGTTCTCTTCCTTGAAAATCAGGTCCCAGCTGTCCACCGGGGCATCAGCGCCGAGCACGGCTTTGACCTTGTCCGGGTTGAAGCCGATCAGCACGGTGCCGTACATGTAGGGCACGGCGTACTGGTTGCCGGGGTCGTTGGCGGTCATCAGCTGCAGCAGGCCGGGGTCGAGGTGCTGCCAGTTGGGCAGTTTGCTCTTGTCCAGCTTCTGGAACACACCGGCCTTGATCTGGGTGTCGAGGAACGTGTTGGACGGCACCACCAAGTCGTAGCCGGAATTGCCGCTGAGCAGCTTGGCTTCCAGTGTTTCGTTGCTCTCGTAGACGTCCCAGGTGAGCTTGATGCCGCTTTTTTCCTGAAACTCTTTGGGCACCGCCGGGAGCATATAGTCAGCCCAGTTGTACACACGCAGTTCGCGCGGTTTCTCGGCTGTTTGCGCCTGCACCGCGCTGGTGATCAAGGTTGCGCCGCAGACAGCGACGGCGAGTAGGTGTTTGATTGTTGTCATCGTATTCACCTTTTTAGACGTTATGAAACTCTAGATCGTCGGGTGGGGCGGGACGCGCTCGCGGTGGATGAGAAGAGCGTCAGCTGCGCGCCCCGGTCCACCCAACGCGCTACCGGCCCTCGAAACCTTCCAGTACGTTGACGGCGTTGACCCCGATGGCTTCCACCGCATAGCCGCCTTCCATCACGAACAGCGTCGGCTTGCCGAGGGCGGCGATGCGTTGACCCATGGCCAGGTAATCCGGGCTGTCGAGCTTGAACTGGGAAATCGGGTCGTCTTTGAAGGTGTCCACGCCCAGCGACACCACGATCACTTCAGCACCGTATTCGGCAATCCGCTGGCAAGCTTCATCCAGCGCGGCGCTCCACACGGCCCACGGGCTGCCCATCGGCAACGGGTAGTTGAAGTTGCAGCCTTCGCCCGCGCCTTCTCCATGCTCGTCGGCATAGCCGAGGAAGAACGGAAATTCATCGGCCGGGTCGCCGTGGATTGAGGCGAACAGCACGTCATTGCGGGTGTAGAAGATGTCTTGGGTGCCATTGCCGTGGTGGTAGTCGACATCTAGGATCGCCACCTTTTTGTGGCCCTGGTCGAGGAACGCCTGGGCGGCGATGGCGGCGTTGTTCAGGTAGCAGTAGCCCCCCATCAGTTCGCCGGCGGCATGGTGACCTGGCGGCCGGCACAGGGCGAAGGCGCTATGGGCGCCGGCGGCGATGGCGGCCTGGCCGCTTAGCGCCACCTGCGCGGCGCTGTAAGCGGCCTGCCAGGTGCCAGCGGTAATCGGCGCGCCGCCGTCGAAGCTGTAGTAGCCGAGTTGGCCATGCAAGTCGTTCGGGATGACCTGGCGCAGGGTGCGTGCCGGCCAGGTAAAGGGCAGCAGGTCGCCGTTGCCGTTCTGCGCTTGCCAGCGGTCCCAGGCACCCTTGAAGAAGTTCAGGTAGGCCGCGCTGTGGATGCGCTCAATCGGTGCCAGGCCGAAATCCTGCGGCGGACGCACGTCGCCGAGCTGGCGATGTTGGACGCGTTGCAGGATATGGTCGGCGCGTTGCGGCTTCTCGAAGCAGGGCATCAACTGGCCGTCGATCAGCTCGCAGCTGCCGTGGTGCAGGTGATGGTCGTCGCTGTAAAAGGTGAGCATGTGACACGGCTCCAGGCTTGTTGTTGTGCCTGCATTGTTCGCCTGCATAGCCCGGATGGTGAACGCTGACAACGGCCAAAAGGGGATCGAAGTGGCCAAGTTGCGTGGCCGCCTTGGCATTTCGTGGGCAGCGCTTCAGCGGCGGGCCGTTTGATCGGGGTTGTCGCGGCTGAAGCCCCTCCCACAAATGCCTGTAATCACGCCACGCAGGTTCAGCCTGCAGGGTGGATGGCGTTCTTTTTATCCGCCAGTGTTGGTCATGGCTTGGTGGATGGAGAAAGCGTCATCCACCCTGGGTAACTGCCATTGCCCGTTGGGCGTTGTCGCTTCGCTCTTCAGCCCAACCTACGCGCGGAAACGGCTCGGTGCCACACCGCTCCAGCGCTGAAAGGCGTGACGAAAGCTGGCGGTTTCACTGAAGCCCAGGTGCTCGGCAATCCGGCAGATTGGCCAGTCTTCCTGGCCGAGCAGGGTTTTCGCTTGCTCGAAGCGCAGTTCGTCGAGCAGTTCCTGATAGTGCGTGCCGAGTTCCTGCAGATGGCGCCGCAGGGTGCGCGGTGAGCAGTGCATCTGTTGCGCCAGTTGTTCCAGCCCGGGTGGTGTGGGCAGCTGACTGGCGAGCAGTTGGCGTACCCGTTCGAGCCAGGCCTGGCGGGTGTAAAACTCGCTGTTCTGTTTGCGGCAGCGCGCCAGCATTTCCCGGTGCGTCACTGCATCGGCCAGTGGTAATGGCTCTTGCAGCCAGCGGGCCGGGAAGGCGAAGGCGTTGCGCGGTGCATTGAATTGCAGAGGGCAGGCGAAGCTGCGGGTGTAACGAGCGCTGTAGTCCGGTTCCGCGAAACTGAACTGTGCGGCGCTGAGTGGCAGGTTCTGGCCAAGCAGGTCGTCACTGGTGAGCTTGAGTGAGGCCAGGCACATTTCCAGGTTGAACACTTCCAGTTCAGTGCTGTGCTGGTATTCGCTGGCACTGACCCAGGCCAGCTGTCCTTCAATCTGCAAATCCAGTTTGAAGTAGGTACCAAGCAGTGCCGGATACTGCAGCAGCAGCCGCCAGGCGTCACCAAAGGTTGCACTCGACAGGGCTGCGTAACCGACCATGCCATAGGCTGATACATGCATGCGCCGACCCAGTTCCAGACCCAGGTCACGGCGTAGCTGTAATGCATTGGCGCAGACCTTCAACTCCTGGGTGCGGGTAATGCGCGTGTCGGC harbors:
- a CDS encoding glutamate/aspartate ABC transporter substrate-binding protein; this encodes MRIVPRVLSAAIAAALISSPAFASELTGTLKKIKDSGTITLGHRDASIPFSYFGDNPQQPVGYSHDLQLKVVEAIKQELGMPDLKVRYNLVTSQTRIPLVQNGTVDLECGSTTNNIERQRQVDFSVGIFEVGTRLLTKKTSGVSDFPDLKGKNVVTTAGTTSERLLKIMNAEKQMGMNIISAKDHGESFLMLESGRALAFMMDDALLYGEMAKAKQPADWVVVGEPQSFEIYGCMMRKGDEGFKQVVDKAISATFASGEVNAIYDKWFMQPIPPKSLNLNFPMSDELKKLIANPTDKSAEQI
- a CDS encoding polyamine ABC transporter substrate-binding protein; translated protein: MTTIKHLLAVAVCGATLITSAVQAQTAEKPRELRVYNWADYMLPAVPKEFQEKSGIKLTWDVYESNETLEAKLLSGNSGYDLVVPSNTFLDTQIKAGVFQKLDKSKLPNWQHLDPGLLQLMTANDPGNQYAVPYMYGTVLIGFNPDKVKAVLGADAPVDSWDLIFKEENISKLKQCGVAMLDSPGDILPIALHYLGLDPNSTKPEDYEKASALMLKIRPHVAYFHSAKYMTDIANGDICVAIGYSGSFYQFANRAKEAGNGVVVDWRLPKEGAPLWYDSFAIPKSAQNVAEAHEFLNNLLDPKVIAPVSDFLGYPNPNKDSMPLVGAEIRDNPGLTPTAAAQKTLYVLQPLPQKTERVRTRVWNTIKSGT
- a CDS encoding histone deacetylase family protein, yielding MLTFYSDDHHLHHGSCELIDGQLMPCFEKPQRADHILQRVQHRQLGDVRPPQDFGLAPIERIHSAAYLNFFKGAWDRWQAQNGNGDLLPFTWPARTLRQVIPNDLHGQLGYYSFDGGAPITAGTWQAAYSAAQVALSGQAAIAAGAHSAFALCRPPGHHAAGELMGGYCYLNNAAIAAQAFLDQGHKKVAILDVDYHHGNGTQDIFYTRNDVLFASIHGDPADEFPFFLGYADEHGEGAGEGCNFNYPLPMGSPWAVWSAALDEACQRIAEYGAEVIVVSLGVDTFKDDPISQFKLDSPDYLAMGQRIAALGKPTLFVMEGGYAVEAIGVNAVNVLEGFEGR
- a CDS encoding AraC family transcriptional regulator — encoded protein: MLHAHLTTLHVVSLILEVFSTQPELTQQLLADSGIASADLACADTRITRTQELKVCANALQLRRDLGLELGRRMHVSAYGMVGYAALSSATFGDAWRLLLQYPALLGTYFKLDLQIEGQLAWVSASEYQHSTELEVFNLEMCLASLKLTSDDLLGQNLPLSAAQFSFAEPDYSARYTRSFACPLQFNAPRNAFAFPARWLQEPLPLADAVTHREMLARCRKQNSEFYTRQAWLERVRQLLASQLPTPPGLEQLAQQMHCSPRTLRRHLQELGTHYQELLDELRFEQAKTLLGQEDWPICRIAEHLGFSETASFRHAFQRWSGVAPSRFRA